The proteins below are encoded in one region of Sphingobacterium sp. R2:
- a CDS encoding TCR/Tet family MFS transporter, with product MKKTGKKAAIGFIFITLLIDITGWGIILPVVPKLIGELINNDLSEAARYGGWLGFAYAITQFIFAPIVGNLSDKYGRRPIILISLFGFAIDYVLLALAPSIGWLFFGRIIAGLTGASISTASAYIADISTDEDRTKNFGLIGAAFGLGFIIGPVIGGLLGHYGARVPFYFAAILCMVNFLYGLLILPESLERDKRRSFSWKRATPIGTVNFLRKQSKISNLVIALILVYVALHAVQSNWHFFTMYKFNWTERTVGLSLGLLGLLLGLVQGILMRWTTPKLGEHKSVYFGLLFYALGLMLFAFTNQEWMMFVFLVPYSLGGICGPALQSIISKNVPANEQGELQGALSSLVSVTAILGPPIMTNLFYYFTHDKAPFQFSGAPFFLASILMFISAIIIYFAFRQKR from the coding sequence ATGAAAAAAACAGGTAAAAAAGCAGCTATTGGATTTATTTTTATAACGTTGTTGATTGATATTACAGGTTGGGGAATTATACTTCCCGTAGTTCCTAAACTCATTGGAGAACTTATCAATAATGACCTAAGTGAAGCTGCGAGATATGGAGGTTGGCTTGGTTTTGCGTATGCCATTACGCAATTTATATTTGCACCTATAGTGGGTAATCTTAGTGATAAGTATGGGAGACGCCCAATTATTTTAATTTCTCTTTTTGGATTTGCTATTGATTACGTACTCTTAGCACTAGCGCCTTCTATTGGGTGGTTGTTTTTTGGAAGAATCATTGCCGGTCTTACTGGGGCTAGTATTTCAACAGCTAGTGCATATATAGCTGACATATCGACCGATGAAGACAGAACTAAAAATTTCGGCTTAATCGGCGCAGCTTTTGGATTAGGGTTTATTATAGGTCCTGTAATAGGTGGTTTGCTTGGCCATTATGGCGCGAGAGTTCCTTTTTATTTCGCTGCTATATTATGCATGGTCAATTTTCTTTACGGCCTGCTTATACTACCGGAAAGTTTAGAAAGGGATAAACGTCGGTCATTTAGCTGGAAACGTGCAACCCCCATTGGAACAGTTAATTTTTTGAGAAAACAGTCAAAAATATCAAATCTCGTCATCGCTTTAATTTTGGTCTATGTTGCCCTCCACGCTGTACAAAGCAATTGGCATTTTTTTACTATGTATAAATTTAATTGGACGGAAAGAACTGTAGGTCTATCGCTTGGTTTGCTTGGCTTATTGCTTGGCTTAGTACAAGGCATTCTAATGAGGTGGACAACGCCAAAATTAGGGGAACATAAAAGTGTATATTTTGGGTTGCTATTTTATGCATTAGGTTTAATGCTTTTTGCATTTACTAATCAAGAGTGGATGATGTTTGTTTTTCTCGTTCCTTATTCCTTAGGTGGAATCTGCGGACCGGCACTTCAATCAATAATCAGTAAAAATGTTCCTGCAAATGAACAAGGTGAACTGCAGGGGGCATTATCAAGTTTAGTGAGTGTTACGGCTATTTTGGGTCCTCCAATTATGACAAACTT